One Tamandua tetradactyla isolate mTamTet1 chromosome 20, mTamTet1.pri, whole genome shotgun sequence DNA segment encodes these proteins:
- the IRF1 gene encoding interferon regulatory factor 1: MPITRMRMRPWLEMQINSNQIPGLIWINKEEMIFQIPWKHAAKHGWDINKDACLFRSWAIHTGRYKAGEKEPDPKTWKANFRCAMNSLPDIEEVKDQSRNKGSSAVRVYRMLPPLTKNQRKERKSKSSRDAKNKAKRKLYGDSSPDTFSDGLSSSTLPDDHSSYTAQGYMGQDSEVEQVLTPALSPCAVSSTLPDWHMPVEIVPDSTSDLYNFQVSPMPSTSEAATDEDEEGKLPEDLMKLLEQSEWQPTSVDGKGYLLNEPGIQPTSVYGDFSSKEESEVDSPGGDIGLSLHRVFTDLKNMDPSWMDSLLTPVRLPSVQAIPCAP; encoded by the exons GAGGAGATGATCTTCCAGATCCCGTGGAAGCATGCTGCCAAGCATGGCTGGGACATCAACAAGGACGCCTGTCTGTTCCGTAGCTGGGCCATTCATACAG GCCGATACAAAGCAGGGGAAAAAGAGCCGGATCCCAAGACGTGGAAGGCCAACTTTCGCTGTGCCATGAACTCCTTGCCAGACATTGAGGAGGTGAAGGACCAGAGCAGAAACAAGGGCAGTTCAGCTGTGCGGGTGTACCGGATGCTCCCACCCCTCACCAAGAACCAGAGGAAAG AGAGAAAGTCCAAGTCCAGCCGAGATGCTAAGAACAAGGCCAAGAGGAAG TTATATGGGGATTCCAGCCCCGATACCTTCTCCGATGGACTTAGCAGCTCTACCCTGCCCGATGACCACAGCAGCTACACAGCTCAGGGATATATGGGGCAGGACTCGGAGGTGGAGCAGGTCCTCACTCCAG CGCTGTCACCATGTGCTGTCAGTAGCACTCTACCTGACTGGCACATGCCTGTGGAAATTGTGCCTGACAGCACCAGTGACCTGTACAACTTCCAGGTGTCACCTATGCCCTCCACTTCTGAAG CTGCAACAGATGAGGATGAAGAGGGGAAATTACCTGAGGATCTCATGAAG CTCTTAGAGCAGTCCGAGTGGCAGCCGACAAGTGTGGATGGGAAGGGGTACCTGCTCAATGAACCTGGAATCCAGCCTACCTCTGTCTATGGAGATTTCAGCAGCAAGGAAGAGTCAGAAGTTGACAGCCCTGGGG GGGATATTGGGCTGAGCCTACACCGCGTCTTCACAGATCTGAAGAACATGGACCCCAGCTGGATGGACAGCCTGCTGACCCCTGTCAGGCTGCCTTCCGTCCAAGCCATTCCTTGTGCACCGTAG